The DNA sequence AACTCTATATAGGAAAAAAAgtgtagctaatggatggatgatgccCTTAGTTATAGGCCACAGCAtgctgaaaataatgaaacacaatAGAATTACATTTCTTTGTCGTCTCACCTTTTGTGTCACTATAACAAGCATCCCCTCTTCCATAGTCTGTATTCACATGCTGGGGCTGCTCTTGTCCAGTTTCTTGTCCTGATCTGATTCTTCGTTTCACTGGGTGTCTTGCAGAGAGAGCTCTaaagagagcaaaaacacagcaagaaggttcattaaatcacagataaataatCACATTTGAACCATAGAAGTGCATGTGCTCATATTAACATCAAGTATCTAATGAGCCAGTTCACTCCATGGACTCACCTTGTATTAGTTGAGTGGTCTCACGTCATGCACTGGTCCTGGATCTGGTTCCCATCATCCTGTTCTTCTTAACAACTTTCCTCTCCTTGATGTTCCATCCTTGTTGAAATCATTCAGTGTCCAGGAAGCAgcaattaaagaaaacacacatgtagATTGATTTTTCCATCGATTCTGACAGAACTACATTTTCTCAGTGATATACTAAATATACTGTGGAAACATGCAGTATCTGTAGGGTGATTCTTTCTAAAGTACGTGTAAAGTGTGTAAAGTACCAGTGCATTCTGCTCCTTATAAAGTTGTCCTGTTGTCTCATAAGCTGGTGGTCGTCTCTAGGGTCGTCTCTGGTCGACTCGGTTCCTCGTCTTCATGTCCTTGCTGGAGCTGTGTCTCATCTTTGGGGTCATCCTTCTTTCAGGTTTGAGTCCCGGAGTCATCAgaacttggagctgaaaaaaacaatggGAGAACATGTCAGAACATTTATCACCTCCTATTGAAGATTTAAAAACTTCTTGTATtatgaatataaaatgtaaacctAAAACTCACGTTGTCACAGGCCACCGCTGTGCAGCGGCCCATGAAATCTCCCCCCCCGAAAGTGTGATTCCACTGAACTCTGGTCCTTGTCACTGTGGACTCCACtgtgggtccagggtgggatgcagacacacatattACTCCCCATCTTGCCCCCTGTGTACAACCCCTGCCACACTCAAGCACATCTTGGTTGGCTGTAGGACAAGCCTCACTCAAGGCAGATGCATGTGGAGACACAACCAGATCCTCAGGGGTCTAGCCGATAAACTCGAGTGCAAGAGGGTATCCATTAACGCCCAACCTCTCAACAACTAGAATGTTCGCCGACACCAACCATTGTTTGTTCGGGAGGGGTACAAGCCGAGGGTTAGCCCCTCAAACCCTGATCTGACCCCACCGAATGCAGCCAGTGACTGGCATATGCGAGTCGACCTAGATCAGAGGGTCATTTTCCCTCTGGAGATCGCAACAACTACCCTGCAACCAGACCTGGTCCTCTGGTCTAATTCCCACCAGCTCGCCTACATCATAGAACTGACAGTTCCCTGGGGGGACGCCATCAAAGAAGTGTATGAGCGTAAGAAGCTGTGCTACTCCAACCTAGCAGCTGAGGCAGAGGACAGAGGCTGGAAGATAAGGGTGTGCCCAGTGGAGGTGGGAAGTAGGGGTTTTTGTAgccaacacaacagcacaactcCTTAGGGAGGTCGGAGTCAGGGGACAGGCTCACAGAAAAGCCATCAAAGAGCTGGCCAGCACCACCGAGAGGACGAGCCATTGGCTGTGGCTGAAGAGGAGTGACACCACCTGGGCTGCTAAGAGGAACAGCTAACCTTGGGACACACACCCAGGCTTGATCAACCTGTGGTGGGCCTGCCTCAGCAGAGGGTGTATTGTGATAATTGGCCGAAACACCCTGTGATGCTGAGGTGCACAACTGACGATGTGTCCCGCTGGTAAAACCTCATAGCAGCCATCAAGAACTGCCGAATCAGAAGTGGTGCAAACACCAGGGATTGTAACATGTAGTCCTTTTAACGAACCTCCATGACATGCTGTCTGCATCCTTCTCACCTTTAGACAGAGCGGAGCTTCACTGTGAGGGCGCTATTCCCCCCAGATCCACCCACACCACTGAAAGGCACCCTGACCTGAGTCCCACTGAGAAGGACAGAGTTCAGCTGGAATCACACAgaacacatccatccatccatccatccatccatccatccatccatccatccatcctctacaCTCCGCTtgatcctctgtagggtcacgCAGGGCTGGAGTCTTTCCCAGTTGACTCCTGGCGAAGGcagagacaccctggacaactcaccagtccatcacagggccacaAACAATAGATAATCAATTTAAatttattcaaataaagttggaataGATCAACCAGACATCATCACAACAGGatcattcaaataaaatctggtCAGATCACATCCAACATAAATCACATtcagtaaaactttaaaacctAAAAACTAGAATGAAACTATATTAAATGTAAGAGTCTAAGTGCAAGACCTCTTACCTGGAGGTTGGCCTCCTGGAGGCCCAGCACCTCTCTTACCTGTCAGGCAGCCACGCTGCCTGTTGCACTCCTCCATGAGGGCCCGCAGGTTCCTCACCCACTTTGGACTACTTGGACCCGCTGCCGGAGCACGAGGCTCGACAGGAGCCCGAGTAGCCAAAGCAGGCTTGGAGACCTGCGGGGGCTGAGGAGGAGAAACATGAGGACAGGTGTtagaagagaggagggaggagagcagatggcagggagggaggaagacatGCAGGGGGAGTTGCAATTGCAGGGAGAACAGCAGAAGCAACAAGAAGAGCAACAGGTAGAACAGCAGGAGGAGCAAGAGGAGGAGCAAGAGGAGGAGATTGAGGGTGACCTCTGAAGAGAAATGTTGTTCTCCTCCGTGGAGATCCAACAGGTCCGACTCCCATCTGCCGGTACTGGAGAAACCtgtggaagaggagaaggaggaagggaGCAGGAAGAAATGGGAGAATACAGGGAGGACAGTGAGGGCACCCTGCGAAAGAAGATCTTGAGGTCGTCCTCATCTGTGATCCTGCAAGTCCAGCCGGTCAGTGGTAAAGGAGAAGGATGTGGGTCAGGAGAACAAAGacaagaggagcaggaggaggaaaaggagctggaggaagagggagaggagggtggaaagagggagggagtgaTGGGggagagcgaggaggaggaggaagaagaggaggagggagaggagggtgtaaagagggagggagggataggagaaagcgaggaggaggaggagtaagaggaggagggagaggagggtggaaagagggagggagggatgggagggagggatgggagaaagcgaggaggaggaggaggaagaggaggagggagaggagggtggaaagagggagggagggatgggagaaagcgaggaggaggaggaggaagaggaggagggagaggagggtggaaagagggagggagggatgggagaaagcgaggaggaggaggaagaagagggaggagagaagagaggtgGGAAGGACGGTGCGTAAAcatggtggtgtgtgtgtgtgtgtgtgtgtgtgtgtgtgtgtgtgtgtgtgtgtgtgtttgtctgtcggTAACCAGTTGGAAGAGTCTGCGTCTCCCTGGATCAGTGCATCGGGGCTTCAGTGAAGGTCCTAAGTCCtctggaaacagaaacaaagccacatttgaaactctgctgctgtttgacctCAGAGACTTTCTGCTCCTCACATCGTTCACTTGGTTCCATCAAACTAAACTGGATCCAGGTGGACACAGCGGTGCAGCTGCTGTCCAGTGAGAGACAGACCCTGATTGTCCAATGTCTATATAAGTGATCTCCAGCGATCGCTCATATAGTTAATTTATGTTGTACCAAAAATACATGGCCACAGGCATGGATAGTTGCAAAAACTGTACCAATTCCAAAGAacactgccaggggttccagtcTTCCCAATCACGTCTGCAATTTAGAAAATGTTCTTGCTTCTTTgaatgtggtggagtttcgCTTACAGACATTTTTAGATGTGCGGGTGCAGCAgtgtctgtaaccaggcaaccagagacatgACCGGGCAGGACTGGGTACGCAGAGAACTCTGAGATCTATCCGCTGGACCTcgcgggtcctcgctacataggtCCTACATGGAAGAAACTGGCTGCcctaatatttcctgtgttttattttgttcattaaacagttttgatgagtgtgtgacagacgtgtacggggcatttatgaaaatacgaaAAATTTGCGTCCCGTACTGATTCAatacgcaacaattaattgtcaaataaatgatgattccgtattttaagggacgggtggtaACCCTGTCTACAGCGTCCTCCGCTCTCGTCGTTGGCTGGAGATCCAAAAGATAGTCCCTCTATGCAGCCCCGGCAAGCTAAGCTAATGTGGCTAGCTCACTCCACACGACAACAAAACACTCGTCTGGAACCGAAGATAACACCAGCTCAGCGCGCGCCAACAGTTCTCAAGCAGTCCTCAACAAAAAAGTGATCAAGAAAAGgtgtaaaaacattaaagtcCATTCCTTTCCAAACGTGGCTTACATTCAGGTGACCTCCATCTTGTCTCTTCCCGCAGTCTACTCCAAAATGTCACTTCCTGCCCGCGAGGTCACAGACAggcaaacaggaaatgaatctTTACCGGgttaaaaatattataaatagaACAtaattatttctatatttaaacAATGTTGACAACCTTGAATTTTCTATGAAAATGTAAACTATTTAGCTTTTCCAAAAAATAACATACTGGAATTTGCATTGCAAttacaaacacattaaataatatGTATGCACCACCATGTTAAACgaacaaatatttgacaaagagaaaaacaaataactgATATTTATCAGGTTATTACATAAGTATTTCTACATGTTTACTTTTCCGGACATTTTCACGACCACAGGAAAGAGGTGGCTGTTTGCCAttagagaaaaagaagaagaaaaagagcgGCACCACGAGCGGCACGACGTGTCTGCGCGCTCCCGCGTGATAGTGAGCGCGCAGGTTGGCCTTCCGGCGGCGCAGAACCTGAAGCGCGTTCCGCAACAGGCCGTGCGTTGTTAGCTACCATCTTGTCTGGTCAGTGTCTTCAATCTTCTGCTTTACTCtcacttttgtcttttcaaacgTATTAAATTATTAGCTACAGCTCCTGCTCGCATGAGCATTTACTTGGAATTTTAACCTCTATGTCAGTGAGCGTCAGACGCTAACATTCGTCAAGTAGTTAAAGTTAAATCTGCTAATGTTTGGTCGGTTTTCTAGCTAGCTGCTCAACTTTGCGCCCCTCAATTAGGCCAAATGGAGATATGTAGAGGTATAGACTTGGACTTCAGGTTTTGTCACGATGATAATATTGACTCAAACCTCTAATTTTAATAGCTGCTTACCCAGGGAGTTGAATCAGAGCCAAGCGGAAGACATTGCTATTAAATAGTGGTTAGGTAGCTAATTTACAAAGAGCTAACATTTTGGCTAGATGTGGGACGGCTAGCTTTGTTGTGAAGGGActgtaggaaaaaaaagtctgcaaaCAGGTTAAACTGACCTACgttaataaagttttgtttatctTAAACAAGGAAAATGATAAAACTTTGCTTTGGGTTTGAGCTTAGCCATTTCATATTACTGGTTGATATCTGAGCATCAGATTGATGTGACAAAGGTTTATTGTTTGGCTATCAGATTAGCTATTTGTTAAAGCTACTGTAAACCAATCAGAACTCCAGAACTGACACAGTAACTGTATTACTCAACTTCTATTTACTTATGGACAGTTTTGAttaatttgttttgtcattgtttgttttCCCATGCTAGTGAAATCAAATTTTGAGGAAATTTTCCTGTTggttaaaccaaaaaaaaaagatatttgaaTATGTTGATGTAAGCAATAGAGAATAATAGTGGCCATTTTCAATGCTTTGAGATATCTTATACACAAGATAGAACAGTCAGTTAAAGAAAATAACCAACAAATGTATTGATAATGAAAATCATAGTTGGCTACAACTAATTAATAAGCACCTTGCCTGAGGGTTTTAGTCAATGCCAAAGCAAAATCACCAACAACAGTATTTATACTTGTAACCAGTTTTGCTAACTAGGCTTTCATTTACTcttaaataatgtatttttgttaatCAAATGGTTGGAAATCTTAGAAGCCTGTACGTGCAGATTTCTGTTAGATAATGTAAGGCAAACTCATTGTGTTTATCATGCCAGGAGCCAGGGAAAACCATGGAAACACAGCTAAAGTTTAAACAACATGATCATGCAAACTTTGTAACAAATGTGCTCAtaatgaactaaaaaaaaattcttgaaaCTAGACTTTAACCATTTGTGATCTATCAAATTGTGTAGACGATATTGAAATAACTCAGCAGGTCAGTTCTTATACTGTTCCTGTATTTACAGCATAGACACCCTTCGGATGATCCCAGCAGAAGTATGATGAAGACTCCTCCCTCTGTAAGTCTGCGGATCAAACGCAAAAATGTTCGTCAAATCAGAAGACATCTCTGTGTAAACAGAGCCAATGGTCCAGACACCCAGAGTTCGCTGTGGAAGATCACACCAAGCCAGTGTGACATGTATCTGGCCAAAAAGACTTTGACTCCAACTACTGTCATCCAGCAGCAGGAAATGGCATCATACTTCAGATTGTTTGGTGAATATATAGGCTATCTAGAAAGAATGTTTTGAATAAAGCACACTTAAGCAGTCTTCTAAATCTGAAATTAGATTTAAGGGCACTTGAGTTCAACTGTTGTGTTTGGTTACAGATGATCACCTGATTCAAGACTTTC is a window from the Amphiprion ocellaris isolate individual 3 ecotype Okinawa chromosome 20, ASM2253959v1, whole genome shotgun sequence genome containing:
- the LOC129347761 gene encoding uncharacterized protein LOC129347761, which produces MFTHRPSHLSSLLPLLPPPPRFLPSLPPSFHPPLPPPLPPPPPRFLPSLPPSFHPPLPPPLPPPPPRFLPSLPPIPPSLFPPSSPSSSYSSSSSLSPIPPSLFTPSSPSSSSSSSSSLSPITPSLFPPSSPSSSSSFSSSCSSCLCSPDPHPSPLPLTGWTCRITDEDDLKIFFRRVPSLSSLYSPISSCSLPPSPLPQVSPVPADGSRTCWISTEENNISLQRSPSISSSCSSSCSSCCSTCCSSCCFCCSPCNCNSPCMSSSLPAICSPPSSLLTPVLMFLLLSPRRSPSLLWLLGLLSSLVLRQRVQVVQSG